In one window of Harpia harpyja isolate bHarHar1 chromosome 11, bHarHar1 primary haplotype, whole genome shotgun sequence DNA:
- the TIE1 gene encoding tyrosine-protein kinase receptor Tie-1 isoform X2, with product MGLQVYLLLLLPRLAGAILDITLIANVQSLSHSDFFLSCVMGERDVSYLQIERENKIVMTHPKTGFQNYRNRSNHVQARGFSMADLVGILYCLGRTPTEQAQVVYVHNSHNAHLFPVKATQSVNIAEPATFSARVLKRKETDVMWKRNGTYYQTTDRSEVRGDLVTLTLPNVSVSENGVYSATFMGDSPLWSAFYRLIVRACPAKKWGPSCEKDCPDCLNGGVCHDHVGECVCPPGFMGTRCERACREGQFGRNCQETCQRAQGCRGLSFCLPDPYGCSCASGWTGSRCSQACPPGYYGPDCALGCACRNGGSCNRFSGCVCPAGWHGQHCEKSDRFPQIIQLASELEFNLGSEPIVSCVATGNPLPASDSVELRKADGTVLKLIKAIIEPGQITCEFQVQRLTKADTGLWECRVSTTGGQDSRKVKVNIRVPPAPLSPPRLLAKQSRQLVVSPVDCFSGDGPIISIKLLYKPKDDTSAWSSIVVDNSENITLMNLRPVTAYIVKVQLSRPGDGGEGSKGPEAVMVTECLEPTVKPVIEGWSIEEKNTLHVNWKLPSNHEPAHGFIVHLFDSARRLVCEKNITSISVLSARIGDLEFNKEYGLEVLVYHCASLGPPSDLYKVMINSKGPSSPRLLSAESVSDTAVRLSWQVPEYPNGGITKYIVELQQVGGTSEPQWIDTDSGAETTKIVGGLNASTSYQFRVRANSHVPGEWSQPVKAKTLGDGALSVPPSLGSQSTEQAGIDQQLLLAIVGSVSVTCLTILFALLALFLIKKNFFHRRRTFTYQSGSVSAACPARTVSPAPHVPARSRSRSVASSPDAARPHFHTERGEETILQFNSGTLTLTRRPKPQPEPLSYPILEWEDIKFEDMIGEGNFGQVIRAMIKKDGLKMNAAIKMLKEFASENDHRDFAGELEVLCKLGHHPNIINLLGACENKGYLYIAIEYAPYGNLLDFLRKSRVLETDPAFAKEHGTASTLTSQQLLQFASDVAKGMQYLSEKQFIHRDLAARNILVGENLASKIADFGLSRGEEVYVKKTMGRLPVRWMAIESLNYSVYTTKSDVWSFGVLLWEIVSLGGTPYCGMTCAELYEKLPQGYRMEKPRNCDDEVYELMRQCWRDRPYERPPFAQISMQLIRMLEARKAYVNMALFENFTYAGIDATAEEA from the exons ATGGGACTCCAGGTTTatcttctgcttctcctcccacGGCTGGCAG gggCCATCCTGGACATCACCCTGATCGCCAACGTGCAGAGCCTGTCCCACTCCGACTTCTTCCTCTCCTGTGTCATGGGGGAGCGCGACGTGAGCTATCTGCAGATCGAGCGGGAGAACAAGATCGTGATGACACACCCCAAGACGGGCTTCCAAAACTACCGCAACCGCAGCAACCATGTCCAGGCCAGGGGCTTCTCCATGGCTGACCTGGTGGGGATCCTCTACTGCCTGGGCCGCACCCCGACCGAGCAGGCCCAGGTGGTCTACGTGCACAACAGCCACAACG cCCACCTCTTCCCAGTGAAGGCCACACAGTCTGTGAACATCGCCGAGCCGGCCACCTTCTCTGCCAGGGTCCTCAAGAGGAAGGAGACGGACGTTATGTGGAAAAGAAATG GCACCTACTACCAGACCACGGACCGGAGCGAGGTGCGGGGTGACCTTGTCACCCTGACACTCCCCAATGTCAGCGTGAGCGAAAATGGCGTCTACAGTGCCACATTCATGGGGGACAGCCCTCTGTGGAGTGCCTTCTACCGCCTGATCGTGAGAG CCTGCCCTGCAAAGAAATGGGGACCGTCCTGTGAGAAGGACTGTCCTGACTGTCTGAATGGCGGCGTCTGCCACGACCATGTTGGCGAATGTGTCTGCCCTCCCGGGTTCATGGGCACCCGCTGCGAGCGAG cctgcCGGGAAGGCCAGTTTGGCCGCAACTGCCAGGAGACGTGCCAGAgagcccagggctgcagggggcTGAGCTTCTGCCTGCCGGACCCCTACGGCTGCTCCTGCGCCTCGGGCTGGACTGGCTCCCGCTGCAGCCAAG ccTGTCCCCCAGGATACTATGGCCCCGACTGCGCCCTGGGGTGCGCCTGCCGAAATGGAGGCAGCTGTAACCGCTTCAGCGGCTGTGTCTGTCCAGCGGGCTGGCATGGGCAGCACTGTGAGAAGTCAG ACCGGTTCCCCCAGATCATCCAACTGGCCTCGGAGCTGGAGTTCAACCTGGGCTCAGAGCCCATAGTCAGCTGCGTGGCTACCGGCAACCCACTGCCCGCCAGCGACAGTGTGGAGCTGCGCAAGGCTGACGGGACTGTGCTCAAG CTTATCAAAGCCATTATCGAGCCAGGGCAGATCACCTGCGAGTTTCAGGTGCAGCGCCTGACGAAGGCAGACACAGGGCTCTGGGAGTGCCGGGTCTCTACGACTGGGGGCCAGGACAGCCGGAAAGTCAAGGTCAATATCCGAG TGCCACCAGCACCCCTGAGCCCCCCCCGGCTGCTGGCCAAGCAAAGCCGCCAGCTCGTGGTGTCGCCCGTGGACTGCTTCTCTGGTGATGGACCCATCATCTCCATCAAGCTGCTCTACAAGCCCAAGGATGACACCTCAGCATGGTCATCCATTGTGG TCGACAACAGCGAGAACATCACGCTCATGAACCTCCGGCCGGTGACCGCCTACATCGTCAAGGTGCAGCTGAGCCGTCCAGGGGATGGTGGGGAGGGCAGCAAGGGGCCTGAGGCTGTCATGGTGACCGAGTGCCTTG AGCCCACAGTCAAGCCTGTGATCGAAGGTTGGTCCATAGAGGAGAAAAACACCCTTCACGTCAACTGGAAATTGCCAAGTAACCACGAGCCAGCACACGGCTTCATCGTCCACCTCTTTGACTCCGCAAGGCGGCTGGTCTGTGAGAAAAATATCACATCCATCTCTGTGCTCTCTGCCCGCATTGGGGACCTGGAGTTCAACAAGGAGTACGGGCTGGAGGTGCTGGTGTACCACTGTGCCAGCCTGGGGCCCCCCTCCGACCTCTACAAGGTCATGATCAACAGCAAAG GGCCCTCCTCCCCACGGTTGCTCTCAGCAGAGTCCGTGTCCGACACCGCCGTCAGGCTCTCCTGGCAGGTCCCCGAGTACCCCAACGGGGGCATCACCAAGTACATCGTGGAGCTGCAGCAGGTGGGGGGCACCAGCGAGCCCCAGTGGATTGACACCGACAGTGGCGCCGAGACGACCAAGATCGTCGGGGGCCTCAACGCCAGCACCAGCTACCAGTTTCGCGTCCGTGCCAACTCCCATGTCCCAGGGGAATGGAGCCAGCCCGTGAAAGCCAAAACCCTGGGGGATG GAGCGCTGAGCGTGCCGCCCAGCCTGGGCAGCCAGAGCACCGAGCAGGCGGGAATAGACCAGCAGCTGCTCTTGGCCATCGTTGGCTCCGTGTCCGTCACCTGCCTCACCATCCTCTTTGCCCTTCTGGCACTTTTCCTCATCAAGAAGAATTTTTTCCACCGGCGCCGCACCTTTACATACCAGTCTGGCTCGGTGAGTGCCGCCTGCCCTGCCAGGACCGTATCCCCAGCTCCCCACGTCCCAGCCCGATCCAGGTCACGCTCCGTAGCCTCCAGTCCGGATGCAGCCAGACCTCACTTCCACACGGAGAGG GGGGAAGAGACCATCCTGCAGTTCAACTCGGGGACCCTGACCCTGACACGCCGGCCTAAGCCACAGCCTGAGCCCCTCAGCTACCCCATCCTGGAGTGGGAAGACATCAAGTTTGAGGACATGATCGGGGAGGGCAACTTTGGGCAGGTCATCAGGGCCATGATCAAAAAGGATGGCCTGAAAATGAATGCAGCCATCAAGATGCTGAAAG agTTTGCCTCAGAGAACGACCATCGTGACTTTGCCGGGGAGCTGGAGGTGCTGTGCAAATTGGGCCATCACCCCAACATCATCAACTTGCTGGGTGCCTGCGAGAACAAGG gcTACTTGTACATCGCCATTGAGTATGCTCCCTATGGAAACCTCCTCGACTTCCTCCGCAAAAGCCGAGTCTTGGAGACAGACCCAGCCTTTGCCAAGGAGCACGGCACCGCCTCCACCCtcacctcccagcagctcctccagttTGCTTCAGATGTGGCCAAGGGGATGCAGTACCTGAGTGAGAAGCAG TTCATCCACAGGGACCTGGCAGCCAGGAATATCCTGGTGGGAGAAAACCTGGCCTCCAAGATTGCCGACTTTGGCCTTTCCAGAGGGGAGGAGGTCTATGTGAAGAAGACGATG GGCCGCTTGCCAGTTCGGTGGATGGCCATCGAGTCCCTGAACTACAGCGTGTACACCACCAAGAGCGATGT GTGGTCATTCGGTGTCCTGCTCTGGGAGATCGTCAGCTTGG GGGGTACGCCGTACTGCGGGATGACATGTGCCGAGCTCTATGAGAAGCTGCCCCAGGGCTACCGCATGGAGAAGCCACGCAACTGTGACGACGAGGT GTACGAGCTGATGCGGCAGTGCTGGCGCGACCGCCCCTACGAGCGCCCACCCTTCGCCCAGATCTCCATGCAGCTCATCCGCATGCTGGAGGCCAGGAAG GCCTACGTGAACATGGCCCTGTTCGAGAACTTCACCTACGCGGGGATCGATGCCACTGCCGAGGAGGCATGA
- the TIE1 gene encoding tyrosine-protein kinase receptor Tie-1 isoform X1: MGGEQETPHGKQDSAPPPPPATAPWPLSFPCSREPFPQPSATGLHGGDRNAATRAGWGMRPSARFRTRSKDMGLQVYLLLLLPRLAGAILDITLIANVQSLSHSDFFLSCVMGERDVSYLQIERENKIVMTHPKTGFQNYRNRSNHVQARGFSMADLVGILYCLGRTPTEQAQVVYVHNSHNAHLFPVKATQSVNIAEPATFSARVLKRKETDVMWKRNGTYYQTTDRSEVRGDLVTLTLPNVSVSENGVYSATFMGDSPLWSAFYRLIVRACPAKKWGPSCEKDCPDCLNGGVCHDHVGECVCPPGFMGTRCERACREGQFGRNCQETCQRAQGCRGLSFCLPDPYGCSCASGWTGSRCSQACPPGYYGPDCALGCACRNGGSCNRFSGCVCPAGWHGQHCEKSDRFPQIIQLASELEFNLGSEPIVSCVATGNPLPASDSVELRKADGTVLKLIKAIIEPGQITCEFQVQRLTKADTGLWECRVSTTGGQDSRKVKVNIRVPPAPLSPPRLLAKQSRQLVVSPVDCFSGDGPIISIKLLYKPKDDTSAWSSIVVDNSENITLMNLRPVTAYIVKVQLSRPGDGGEGSKGPEAVMVTECLEPTVKPVIEGWSIEEKNTLHVNWKLPSNHEPAHGFIVHLFDSARRLVCEKNITSISVLSARIGDLEFNKEYGLEVLVYHCASLGPPSDLYKVMINSKGPSSPRLLSAESVSDTAVRLSWQVPEYPNGGITKYIVELQQVGGTSEPQWIDTDSGAETTKIVGGLNASTSYQFRVRANSHVPGEWSQPVKAKTLGDGALSVPPSLGSQSTEQAGIDQQLLLAIVGSVSVTCLTILFALLALFLIKKNFFHRRRTFTYQSGSVSAACPARTVSPAPHVPARSRSRSVASSPDAARPHFHTERGEETILQFNSGTLTLTRRPKPQPEPLSYPILEWEDIKFEDMIGEGNFGQVIRAMIKKDGLKMNAAIKMLKEFASENDHRDFAGELEVLCKLGHHPNIINLLGACENKGYLYIAIEYAPYGNLLDFLRKSRVLETDPAFAKEHGTASTLTSQQLLQFASDVAKGMQYLSEKQFIHRDLAARNILVGENLASKIADFGLSRGEEVYVKKTMGRLPVRWMAIESLNYSVYTTKSDVWSFGVLLWEIVSLGGTPYCGMTCAELYEKLPQGYRMEKPRNCDDEVYELMRQCWRDRPYERPPFAQISMQLIRMLEARKAYVNMALFENFTYAGIDATAEEA; this comes from the exons ATGGGTGGAGAGCAGGAAACGCCGCATGGGAAACAGGATTCAGCTCCGCCGCCACCGCCAGCCACGGCCCCTTggcccctttcctttccctgctccagaGAGCCCTTCCCACAGCCGTCAGCCACGGGGCTGCACGGAGGGGACAGGAATGCTGCCACCCGGGCGGGCTGGGGCATGAGACCCTCTGCACG ATTCAGGACACGCTCCAAGGACATGGGACTCCAGGTTTatcttctgcttctcctcccacGGCTGGCAG gggCCATCCTGGACATCACCCTGATCGCCAACGTGCAGAGCCTGTCCCACTCCGACTTCTTCCTCTCCTGTGTCATGGGGGAGCGCGACGTGAGCTATCTGCAGATCGAGCGGGAGAACAAGATCGTGATGACACACCCCAAGACGGGCTTCCAAAACTACCGCAACCGCAGCAACCATGTCCAGGCCAGGGGCTTCTCCATGGCTGACCTGGTGGGGATCCTCTACTGCCTGGGCCGCACCCCGACCGAGCAGGCCCAGGTGGTCTACGTGCACAACAGCCACAACG cCCACCTCTTCCCAGTGAAGGCCACACAGTCTGTGAACATCGCCGAGCCGGCCACCTTCTCTGCCAGGGTCCTCAAGAGGAAGGAGACGGACGTTATGTGGAAAAGAAATG GCACCTACTACCAGACCACGGACCGGAGCGAGGTGCGGGGTGACCTTGTCACCCTGACACTCCCCAATGTCAGCGTGAGCGAAAATGGCGTCTACAGTGCCACATTCATGGGGGACAGCCCTCTGTGGAGTGCCTTCTACCGCCTGATCGTGAGAG CCTGCCCTGCAAAGAAATGGGGACCGTCCTGTGAGAAGGACTGTCCTGACTGTCTGAATGGCGGCGTCTGCCACGACCATGTTGGCGAATGTGTCTGCCCTCCCGGGTTCATGGGCACCCGCTGCGAGCGAG cctgcCGGGAAGGCCAGTTTGGCCGCAACTGCCAGGAGACGTGCCAGAgagcccagggctgcagggggcTGAGCTTCTGCCTGCCGGACCCCTACGGCTGCTCCTGCGCCTCGGGCTGGACTGGCTCCCGCTGCAGCCAAG ccTGTCCCCCAGGATACTATGGCCCCGACTGCGCCCTGGGGTGCGCCTGCCGAAATGGAGGCAGCTGTAACCGCTTCAGCGGCTGTGTCTGTCCAGCGGGCTGGCATGGGCAGCACTGTGAGAAGTCAG ACCGGTTCCCCCAGATCATCCAACTGGCCTCGGAGCTGGAGTTCAACCTGGGCTCAGAGCCCATAGTCAGCTGCGTGGCTACCGGCAACCCACTGCCCGCCAGCGACAGTGTGGAGCTGCGCAAGGCTGACGGGACTGTGCTCAAG CTTATCAAAGCCATTATCGAGCCAGGGCAGATCACCTGCGAGTTTCAGGTGCAGCGCCTGACGAAGGCAGACACAGGGCTCTGGGAGTGCCGGGTCTCTACGACTGGGGGCCAGGACAGCCGGAAAGTCAAGGTCAATATCCGAG TGCCACCAGCACCCCTGAGCCCCCCCCGGCTGCTGGCCAAGCAAAGCCGCCAGCTCGTGGTGTCGCCCGTGGACTGCTTCTCTGGTGATGGACCCATCATCTCCATCAAGCTGCTCTACAAGCCCAAGGATGACACCTCAGCATGGTCATCCATTGTGG TCGACAACAGCGAGAACATCACGCTCATGAACCTCCGGCCGGTGACCGCCTACATCGTCAAGGTGCAGCTGAGCCGTCCAGGGGATGGTGGGGAGGGCAGCAAGGGGCCTGAGGCTGTCATGGTGACCGAGTGCCTTG AGCCCACAGTCAAGCCTGTGATCGAAGGTTGGTCCATAGAGGAGAAAAACACCCTTCACGTCAACTGGAAATTGCCAAGTAACCACGAGCCAGCACACGGCTTCATCGTCCACCTCTTTGACTCCGCAAGGCGGCTGGTCTGTGAGAAAAATATCACATCCATCTCTGTGCTCTCTGCCCGCATTGGGGACCTGGAGTTCAACAAGGAGTACGGGCTGGAGGTGCTGGTGTACCACTGTGCCAGCCTGGGGCCCCCCTCCGACCTCTACAAGGTCATGATCAACAGCAAAG GGCCCTCCTCCCCACGGTTGCTCTCAGCAGAGTCCGTGTCCGACACCGCCGTCAGGCTCTCCTGGCAGGTCCCCGAGTACCCCAACGGGGGCATCACCAAGTACATCGTGGAGCTGCAGCAGGTGGGGGGCACCAGCGAGCCCCAGTGGATTGACACCGACAGTGGCGCCGAGACGACCAAGATCGTCGGGGGCCTCAACGCCAGCACCAGCTACCAGTTTCGCGTCCGTGCCAACTCCCATGTCCCAGGGGAATGGAGCCAGCCCGTGAAAGCCAAAACCCTGGGGGATG GAGCGCTGAGCGTGCCGCCCAGCCTGGGCAGCCAGAGCACCGAGCAGGCGGGAATAGACCAGCAGCTGCTCTTGGCCATCGTTGGCTCCGTGTCCGTCACCTGCCTCACCATCCTCTTTGCCCTTCTGGCACTTTTCCTCATCAAGAAGAATTTTTTCCACCGGCGCCGCACCTTTACATACCAGTCTGGCTCGGTGAGTGCCGCCTGCCCTGCCAGGACCGTATCCCCAGCTCCCCACGTCCCAGCCCGATCCAGGTCACGCTCCGTAGCCTCCAGTCCGGATGCAGCCAGACCTCACTTCCACACGGAGAGG GGGGAAGAGACCATCCTGCAGTTCAACTCGGGGACCCTGACCCTGACACGCCGGCCTAAGCCACAGCCTGAGCCCCTCAGCTACCCCATCCTGGAGTGGGAAGACATCAAGTTTGAGGACATGATCGGGGAGGGCAACTTTGGGCAGGTCATCAGGGCCATGATCAAAAAGGATGGCCTGAAAATGAATGCAGCCATCAAGATGCTGAAAG agTTTGCCTCAGAGAACGACCATCGTGACTTTGCCGGGGAGCTGGAGGTGCTGTGCAAATTGGGCCATCACCCCAACATCATCAACTTGCTGGGTGCCTGCGAGAACAAGG gcTACTTGTACATCGCCATTGAGTATGCTCCCTATGGAAACCTCCTCGACTTCCTCCGCAAAAGCCGAGTCTTGGAGACAGACCCAGCCTTTGCCAAGGAGCACGGCACCGCCTCCACCCtcacctcccagcagctcctccagttTGCTTCAGATGTGGCCAAGGGGATGCAGTACCTGAGTGAGAAGCAG TTCATCCACAGGGACCTGGCAGCCAGGAATATCCTGGTGGGAGAAAACCTGGCCTCCAAGATTGCCGACTTTGGCCTTTCCAGAGGGGAGGAGGTCTATGTGAAGAAGACGATG GGCCGCTTGCCAGTTCGGTGGATGGCCATCGAGTCCCTGAACTACAGCGTGTACACCACCAAGAGCGATGT GTGGTCATTCGGTGTCCTGCTCTGGGAGATCGTCAGCTTGG GGGGTACGCCGTACTGCGGGATGACATGTGCCGAGCTCTATGAGAAGCTGCCCCAGGGCTACCGCATGGAGAAGCCACGCAACTGTGACGACGAGGT GTACGAGCTGATGCGGCAGTGCTGGCGCGACCGCCCCTACGAGCGCCCACCCTTCGCCCAGATCTCCATGCAGCTCATCCGCATGCTGGAGGCCAGGAAG GCCTACGTGAACATGGCCCTGTTCGAGAACTTCACCTACGCGGGGATCGATGCCACTGCCGAGGAGGCATGA